Proteins found in one Microcoleus sp. FACHB-831 genomic segment:
- the psb30 gene encoding photosystem II reaction center protein Ycf12/Psb30, producing the protein MEFISDIASGLGSVNWEVIAQLTFVALIMLSGPIVIFLLAAQRGNL; encoded by the coding sequence ATGGAGTTTATAAGCGATATAGCAAGCGGTTTAGGCAGCGTCAACTGGGAAGTTATCGCCCAGCTGACCTTTGTAGCATTAATTATGCTGTCTGGGCCAATAGTGATTTTTTTACTGGCAGCGCAGCGCGGCAACCTTTAA
- the recJ gene encoding single-stranded-DNA-specific exonuclease RecJ, with product MPDQSNSPKSQRLPLQRWHIYPARDNQAQQLAAATNLSPLITQVLINRGIETTEQGLVYLNPDSQFLPTPLEEFPDLAISVDLLIDAITSHQKIAICGDYDADGMTSTALLLRALRHLGAKVDYAIPSRMKDGYGINSRIVEEFHREEVSLILTVDNGISAYEPIDRARQLGIKVIVTDHHDLPEKLPPADAILNPKLLPELSPYRGLAGVGVAYVLAVTLAQKLGKLQGLTKSLLELYTLGTIADLAPLTGVNRRWLKRGLRELPHSQLKGVQALIEVAGVKSAPGSGEQANPTLFAALSNGGKNAKTLKPEDIGFKLGPRINAVGRLDDPQIVIDLLTTDDMGVAQERARQCEEINQRRQQLCEEIEREAVDLCEQNQISFQQQRVLVIVQAGWHHGVIGIVASRLVERYGVPVFIGTYEEDGHIRGSARSIPEFHVFEALESCHDLLEKYGGHRAAGGFSFSAKNLGAFRERLSKFAHQCLEPQHLKPLISIDARANFEQIDLNLYKQIDSLHPCGIENPDPVFWTPEVRVVSQQIVGKGHIKLILEQDGQPNRIKAIAWRWGDYFPLPSQIDIAYKLQENNWNGNTNIELVLVGVRLPVTSSPTAAQKKAEFYHNDRRYTCSLVESLRELRIRNPQGKVLAIQRGQRVGFLGIKREEADEVDVTKPPYFDLIKAALSALETK from the coding sequence GTGCCAGACCAATCCAACTCTCCAAAATCTCAGCGGTTGCCCCTCCAGCGCTGGCACATTTATCCAGCAAGAGACAACCAGGCGCAACAGTTAGCGGCTGCTACTAATCTCTCGCCCCTTATAACTCAAGTGTTAATTAACCGGGGCATTGAGACAACTGAACAGGGGCTGGTCTATTTAAATCCAGATTCCCAGTTCTTGCCAACGCCGCTAGAAGAATTTCCCGATTTGGCAATCAGCGTAGATTTATTAATTGATGCCATAACATCGCACCAAAAAATTGCTATTTGTGGCGACTACGACGCCGATGGTATGACCAGCACCGCCTTATTATTAAGGGCGCTGCGTCACTTAGGCGCTAAAGTAGATTACGCCATACCCAGCCGCATGAAAGATGGCTACGGCATTAATAGTCGCATAGTTGAAGAATTCCACCGCGAAGAAGTCTCGCTAATTTTAACTGTAGATAACGGGATTTCAGCTTATGAACCCATCGATAGGGCGCGGCAACTTGGGATAAAAGTCATCGTCACCGACCACCACGATTTACCAGAGAAACTTCCCCCAGCCGATGCTATCCTCAACCCCAAACTACTCCCCGAACTTTCTCCCTATCGCGGTCTAGCTGGTGTTGGTGTTGCCTACGTTTTGGCTGTAACTCTTGCCCAAAAACTGGGTAAACTTCAGGGATTAACTAAGTCTCTTTTAGAACTATATACCTTAGGAACTATTGCCGATTTAGCACCTTTGACGGGAGTTAATCGCCGCTGGTTAAAGCGCGGGTTAAGGGAATTGCCGCACTCGCAATTAAAAGGGGTGCAAGCATTAATTGAAGTTGCTGGAGTAAAGTCAGCACCAGGAAGCGGGGAACAAGCGAATCCAACATTGTTCGCCGCTTTATCAAATGGGGGTAAAAATGCAAAAACCCTAAAACCGGAGGATATTGGTTTTAAACTTGGCCCGCGCATTAATGCCGTAGGTAGACTTGATGACCCTCAAATTGTAATTGATTTGCTGACTACAGATGATATGGGGGTAGCACAAGAACGTGCGAGGCAGTGCGAAGAAATTAACCAAAGACGACAGCAACTCTGCGAGGAAATTGAACGAGAAGCTGTTGATTTGTGCGAACAAAATCAGATTAGTTTCCAACAACAGCGCGTATTAGTTATTGTGCAAGCGGGTTGGCATCACGGGGTTATTGGTATTGTCGCCTCTCGCTTGGTGGAACGCTATGGCGTACCTGTGTTTATCGGCACTTATGAGGAAGATGGACACATCCGAGGTTCGGCGCGGAGTATTCCAGAATTCCATGTATTTGAAGCGTTGGAATCCTGCCACGACTTGTTAGAAAAATATGGCGGTCACAGGGCGGCTGGAGGTTTTTCCTTCTCAGCTAAAAATTTGGGGGCATTTCGAGAAAGATTAAGCAAGTTTGCTCACCAGTGTCTCGAACCACAACATCTAAAGCCGTTGATTTCAATTGATGCCCGCGCTAATTTTGAGCAAATCGATCTCAATCTTTACAAGCAGATTGACTCGCTACATCCCTGCGGCATTGAAAATCCAGATCCCGTTTTTTGGACGCCTGAAGTGCGGGTAGTTAGTCAACAAATTGTTGGCAAGGGTCACATCAAATTGATATTAGAACAGGACGGCCAGCCAAATAGAATTAAAGCGATCGCTTGGCGGTGGGGCGATTACTTCCCCCTACCTTCTCAAATCGATATCGCCTACAAATTGCAAGAAAACAACTGGAATGGCAACACTAATATAGAGCTAGTGTTAGTAGGTGTCAGGCTCCCGGTAACTTCTTCCCCTACGGCTGCCCAAAAGAAAGCCGAGTTTTACCACAACGATCGCCGCTACACTTGCAGCCTGGTGGAGTCTTTGAGGGAATTAAGAATTAGAAATCCCCAAGGCAAAGTCTTAGCGATTCAGCGAGGCCAAAGAGTCGGCTTTTTGGGAATAAAGCGGGAAGAAGCGGATGAAGTCGATGTGACTAAGCCACCTTATTTCGATTTAATTAAGGCTGCTCTCAGTGCTTTGGAAACTAAGTAG
- a CDS encoding alpha/beta fold hydrolase yields MKHQLIEKQVSLSGFNIPYLEGGIASNSAPLVFLHGWGVGVEPYQESLNILVQRYRVIVPRLLEFEKLIYNDADFNYQKYAQFIIAFLDTLNIKKAHIVGHSIGGGIGIALAASRPDLVRSLLIADSTGFPLGTVPEIVLRRAMEMPAQAWEKPFSYQHFLIPQVFFLNCLVKIRSIINLGKMGIEQDLRPILPKIQVPSLVVWGENDLLTPLKSGKEFFEGIRGAEMLVVEEGYHEWNLFFADKFAAIISEFIEKIEHRQEQVSYERSPQPI; encoded by the coding sequence ATGAAACACCAACTTATAGAAAAGCAAGTTAGCTTATCAGGATTTAACATTCCTTATTTAGAAGGAGGAATCGCATCAAATTCAGCACCGCTGGTATTTTTACATGGCTGGGGTGTAGGAGTTGAACCTTATCAAGAAAGCTTAAATATTTTAGTCCAGCGCTATCGCGTTATAGTGCCTCGTTTGCTAGAGTTTGAGAAACTAATTTATAATGACGCAGATTTCAACTATCAGAAATATGCTCAATTTATAATCGCTTTTTTAGATACGCTTAATATCAAAAAAGCGCATATCGTCGGACATTCCATAGGAGGAGGAATCGGTATTGCCTTGGCAGCCTCAAGGCCAGATCTTGTCCGCAGCCTATTAATAGCCGATAGCACGGGTTTTCCTCTAGGGACTGTGCCGGAAATAGTGTTACGGCGGGCTATGGAAATGCCTGCACAAGCTTGGGAAAAGCCTTTTAGCTATCAACATTTTTTGATACCTCAAGTATTCTTCCTCAACTGCTTGGTTAAGATTCGCAGTATTATCAACTTAGGCAAAATGGGGATAGAGCAAGATTTAAGACCCATTTTGCCAAAAATTCAAGTCCCGTCTTTAGTTGTGTGGGGTGAAAACGATCTGCTTACTCCTCTAAAGTCTGGCAAAGAGTTTTTTGAGGGTATAAGAGGAGCAGAAATGCTAGTTGTAGAGGAAGGATACCACGAATGGAATCTTTTCTTTGCCGATAAATTTGCAGCGATTATCTCGGAGTTTATTGAGAAAATTGAACATAGGCAAGAACAAGTTTCATATGAGCGATCGCCCCAACCTATCTAA